Proteins from one Mesotoga infera genomic window:
- a CDS encoding GntR family transcriptional regulator, with protein MQGAVVITSKYGIIERYLLEELKSGKYSAGDKLPTEKELMTKFNASRETVRKALDRLTLKAVIVRRPGLGTFVSYGNDNHLVGILVQQITSYIFPYVVLGAEDCLFRNEYKMLLGNASEDPVKERQILGEWMEAGVKGLIIDPVYSATKRSNKDFVKTLAKSGVKITLVHTDWNIDQVSCVVLDDACGGEKAAEIFYDHGHRRVAVIYKSTHLPGVVRARSFSERCRQLGVDRIYDKAFNVSEFTGAPMQIAHELMSLPLQIRPTAIFCYNDATALQLQLVAKRLALRIPEDISIIGFDDGPIGDFRDVLTTFAHPKEEVGKKAVEILLDMLNGGKPQKVVLEPELIERSSITQAKS; from the coding sequence ATGCAGGGGGCGGTCGTCATCACTTCCAAATACGGGATCATCGAGCGCTATTTGCTTGAAGAATTAAAGTCAGGAAAGTATTCGGCCGGCGATAAACTCCCTACTGAAAAAGAGTTGATGACGAAGTTCAATGCCAGTAGAGAGACTGTCAGGAAGGCCCTGGACAGGTTGACTCTGAAGGCCGTCATAGTCCGCAGACCGGGCCTTGGAACCTTTGTCAGTTACGGAAACGACAATCACCTGGTTGGAATACTAGTTCAGCAGATAACCAGTTATATATTTCCTTACGTTGTGCTCGGCGCGGAGGATTGCCTTTTCAGGAACGAGTACAAAATGCTCCTGGGAAACGCTTCCGAAGATCCTGTAAAGGAAAGGCAGATTCTTGGCGAGTGGATGGAAGCGGGCGTCAAGGGTCTGATTATCGACCCTGTTTACAGTGCCACCAAGAGATCTAACAAGGATTTCGTGAAGACTCTTGCGAAATCCGGGGTCAAGATAACCCTGGTTCACACCGATTGGAACATTGATCAGGTGAGTTGCGTCGTTCTCGATGATGCGTGTGGAGGTGAAAAAGCTGCCGAGATCTTTTATGATCACGGTCACAGAAGGGTAGCGGTCATCTACAAATCCACCCATCTCCCCGGCGTGGTTAGGGCAAGGAGCTTCAGTGAAAGGTGCCGACAGTTGGGTGTCGACAGAATCTACGATAAGGCTTTCAACGTGTCGGAATTCACCGGAGCACCCATGCAGATAGCCCACGAACTCATGTCTCTTCCCTTGCAAATAAGACCAACTGCGATTTTTTGCTACAACGACGCGACTGCCCTTCAGCTTCAGCTTGTCGCAAAGCGTCTTGCCTTGAGAATACCGGAAGATATCTCCATTATCGGTTTTGACGATGGCCCCATCGGTGACTTCAGAGATGTCTTGACCACCTTCGCCCATCCGAAAGAGGAAGTGGGCAAAAAAGCCGTCGAAATCCTTCTCGATATGCTAAACGGTGGCAAACCTCAGAAAGTAGTATTGGAACCTGAACTCATAGAGAGAAGCTCAATAACTCAGGCAAAATCATAG